A portion of the Toxoplasma gondii ME49 chromosome VIIb, whole genome shotgun sequence genome contains these proteins:
- a CDS encoding hypothetical protein (encoded by transcript TGME49_260390), with protein sequence MDEDVFSSPALEAADARTHSCSLSPSFSSRSSSRASSISSCSSPSRPASREGCPAPAEAAELDVHPNEKEGGDGGLAFLLEASPCASSPSVSVLSVSPHNAPTGRGRRSAGQGPRARSRRASEDFSSPLLSSSSPSGSSHSVPSSFSLSSSPQQLFENAASRYRLLQLIEEFYGFQQTLESLKQFYLMRTRALEERLAAEVEARQTSELRAVFASDRTLFLQEQLGRVTEKLRGDIQRRDELVQILELNLQHLQEQLTLRERQIQALARAEAEQREQIQRLLHQAQERQREASRNIEDADEVEKKGNKAVKEKERVEESEANEETGENEETGESVETEESEESEAGADGETRGVERGAQREENRKANEGKEPADDKEEPSKDASESEGNQRLQERPSRDDKPVGSTLVGAPSFASALSSLALLPGFASSPFPVISSKEGSSSPSSPSPSSIGSVPPPSSPSGEETRDRSRAPEGLLSPLASPHSRAQSAPSTLSPAASAAVLALRERQLERVAGQLDSLNSLCMQQGEELQKALTDLERERRRREAAQREANRERRRKEEALAQIRQSEKSLQYRATLSSSSVPVLIPLPASGSAASPLASALGASAPPQLRLPPSEFFADLKAEVDELLTLMRMQQTCPPGAEQRDSCGTPEELASAQAAQADVAEDREGGDRQRSRGTAGPGERSRREESHEVCGNSSHANRRVLRSVPAEKGESEDEEPKWEDSRKEDAEQQTDGRSVRTPGGRRPRHATRTPSDGERRRSRVEARGGETGNGEFESEDHGRRKREESQAVSSERASPGLSTNDSQDLKETEREKMEKRGAHTATGGHTEKPGKSRASSTPSGSTNSALALVQHARDSVMKALFPLQASLASLDGAQEGSQALQVVEAPGTRGMRPPTARADWEGLRTNSERRSSFSDESRGTSRGARDGRGEEARRRWREAREEPIRGSEERKRTSEAGQGEIRGSPPRHWLEKKREGHLHVPRLDWDSRMHVEMPKRFSMFKEAGKRERHCFGPEIPRETLARLSQHEDCGALLSFLLSAAMVLEGRLWSASGTSFPDPILPHAVPASSLPSVLAFPLAAASAGTEGDSEQTRRECALAETAPESYVAKGQVKRRSLEWRHPRAEARQEGHLPDLQTHRSQCGEPLCFVRDRRAEGVFSSGGASVFLFDRGGVGDPRAACADASAPPSSPSVASPSLACAQPLSTNRCFASSPLSSFSVSPTFLPSSLSPPSLVSLSFSSPSVSPSLPSDPLALVPSASSGVSDLSLPEIRDRICRPSQPLLASLRECRGRLSRGAGCALSCSSSWPGGFPLFFPSVQLSLHLFPRVSLAFDSSSSCRLAASLATVSPSISFPSSALLHAMRRTPLTSTPFRFASAQRRRLLFEGDQVSSRSGIHGEPSLRFPSRCLAFLDRGATPQRIHRDVTFSCSRNGAGGSGSANLCPLFPRLSHFLEKSRSYTNCDASDGDGKPLPDSHGAYRFSASECMENETDTTAAGTRCNFQSYPCVFARRAHAKTQVAWRVPAGALDRICVESRDLGNNVPKGISRFYPSEFPSQCAGSVSASAGFLEHLRFVSPVHLIRAVGVGDSSHGALQTWRAGQCTGNWGKGGLQKCECPRHCECTCCEAEKQTKRTGGRLVSALQSPVPLSPLSAEGLSGGGTPEACDWSWRVSWLLHREGLFELAGFFEDLQTLEATLEADIVVAIEEGAEAAGE encoded by the exons ATGGACGAAGacgtcttctcgtctcctgctctGGAGGCGGCCGACGCCCGTACCCACTCGTGCAGTCTCTCTCCaagcttctcttctcgctcgtccTCGCGTGCTTCCTcgatttcttcttgctcctctccttcgaGACCTGCTTCACGCGAGGGCTGTCCAGCTCCTGCAGAGGCTGCCGAGCtggatgtacacccgaacgagaaggaaggaggcgacggcggcctcgcgtttcttctggagGCCTCGCcctgcgcctcttctccctcagtttcagttctttctgtctcgccgcaCAATGCGCCTACCGGTCGCGGTCGACGGAGCGCTGGACAGGGTCCGCGGGCGCGAAGCCGACGTGCGAGCGAGGACTTCtcatctcctcttctctcctcgtcgtctccctcggGATCCTCTCACTCAgttccttcctccttctctctcagcaGTTCGCCGCAGCAACTCTTTGAAAATGCGGCATCCCGCTACCGCCTTCTTCAACTCATTGAGGAGTTCTATGGATTTCAGCAAACCCTCGAATCCCTCAAACAG ttttATCTGATGCGAACGCGGGCTTTGGAGGAGCGCTTGGCGGCGGAGgtcgaggcgagacagacgtCGGAGTTGAGAGCCGTCTTTGCGTCGGACAGGACTTTGTTTCTGCAGGAGCAGCTGGGTCGCGTGACGGAGAAGCTTCGGGGCGACAtccagaggagagacgaacttGTCCAGATCCTCGAGTTGAATCTGCAGCACCTCCAGGAACAACTAACTCTGCGCGAGAGACAAATCCAAGCCCTCGCACGCGCAGAAGCCGAGCAGCGCGAGCAGATCCAGCGCCTTCTCCACCAGgcgcaagagagacagagggaggcATCGAGGAACATCGAAGACGCCgacgaagtcgagaaaaaagggaacaAAGCAGtaaaagagaaggaacgggtcgaagaaagcgaagcaaacgaagaaaccggagagaacgaagaaaccgGAGAGAGCGTCGAGaccgaagagagcgaagaaagcgaagcagGTGCAGACGGCGAGACTCGCGGAGTGGAGCGAGGCGcccagcgagaagagaacaggaaggcGAATGAAGGGAAGGAGCCAGCAGACGACAAGGAAGAGCCTTCGAAAGACGCTAGCGAAAGCGAAGGGAACCAGAGGCTTCAGGAGAGACCTTCACGTGACGACAAGCCCGTGGGCTCGACGCTTGTGGGGgcgccttccttcgcttcagCACTGTCGTCTCTCGCACTGCTTCCcggcttcgcttcctctccctttcctgtGATCTCGAGCAAGGAAGGatcgtcttcgccttcttctccctcgccttcctcgatAGGTTCGGTTCCTCCCCCGTCGTCGCcgagcggcgaggagacgcgcgacagAAGCCGCGCGCCAGAgggccttctttctcctctggcCTCACCCCACAGTCGGGCGCAGTCGGCGCCTTCGACACTCTCGCCTGCCGCTTCCGCGGCTGTCTTGGCtctccgagagagacagctggagcGCGTGGCCGGCCAGCTGGACTCTCTCaattctctctgcatgcaacaggGCGAGGAACTTCAGAAGGCCCTCACAGATttagagagagaacgcagacgccgcgAAGCTGCTCAGCGCGAGGCCAACCGAGAACGCAGACGCAAGGAGGAGGCGCTCGCGCAAATTCGA CAAAGCGAGAAATCTCTCCAGTACCGCGCGACTctgagcagcagcagcgtcCCCGTTTTGATTCCTCTGCCCGCCTCTGGTTccgccgcctcgcctctcgcctccgcgtTGGGCGCCAGTGCCCCGCCTCAGCTGCGGCTTCCACCCAGCGAGTTTTTTGCGGATTTGAAGGCCGAGGTCGACGAGCTTCTAACGCtgatgcgcatgcagcaaactTGCCCGCCGGGCGCAGAGCAACGAGACTCGTGCGGGACTCCAGAGGAGCTAGCGAGCGCCCAGGCTGCTCAGGCCGACGTGGCTGAAGATCGGGAGGGAGGCGACAGACAAAGGTCGAGAGGGACGGCAGGGCCGGGGGAGAGATCCAGGCGCGAGGAGTCGCATGAAGTTTGCGGTAATTCCTCGCATGCGAACCGTCGTGTTCTGCGGTCTGTCCCGGCCGAGAAAGGTGAGtcagaggacgaggagccGAAGTGGGAAGACAGCcgaaaggaagacgcagagcaACAAACAGACGGTCgaagtgtacgtacacctggcgGGCGAAGACCCAGACATGCGACGCGGACGCCCAGCgacggagaacgaagacggagtagagtggaggcgagaggcggcgagacGGGGAATGGGGAATTCGAATCAGAGGACCATgggcgaagaaaaagagaagagtcgCAG gcTGTCTCTTCAGAACGCGCGTCGCCTGGGCTGTCGACGAACGACTCTCAAGACCtcaaggaaacagagagggagaagatggagaagcgCGGCGCGCATACAGCGACGGGTGGCCACACAGAGAAGCCTGGGAAGAGTCGCGCCAGCTCCACGCCTTCAGGCTCCACCAACAGCGCCCTGGCGCTCGTCCAGCACGCGCGAGACTCGGTTATGAAGgccttgtttcctctccaggcgtctctcgcctccctcgACGGCGCCCAAGAAGGGTCGCAGGCGCTGCAGGTCGTCGAGGCGCCGGGAACCCGCGGCATGAGGCCGCCGACCGCGCGCGCAGACTGGGAGGGGCTCCGGACGAACTCTGAGCGGCGCTCGAGCTTTTCAGACGAATCGAGGGGAACTTCCAGGGGGGCGAGAGatggacgaggagaagaagcaagaaggcgctggagagaggcgcgcgaggAGCCGAtaagaggaagcgaggaacgcAAGAGGACTTCGGAAGCAGGCCAAGGAGAGATACGCGGTTCGCCACCTCGCCATTGgctggaaaagaagagagaaggccacCTGCATGTGCCGAGACTCGACTGGgattcgcgcatgcacgtggAAATGCCGAAGAGGTTTTCCATGTTTAAAGAAGccgggaagagagagcggcaTTGCTTCGGCCCAGAAATCCCCCGGGAGACACTCGCGCGTCTGAGCCAACATGAGGACTGCGGAGCTCTCCtgtcgttccttctctctgcagcaaTGGTGTTGGAGGGGCGTCTTTGGTCAGCGTCTGGGACTTCTTTCCCCGACCCAATTCTCCCGCATGCAGTCCCGGCTTCGTCTCTACCTTCCGTGCTGGCCTTTCCGCTCGCGGCGGCTTCCGCGGGAACGGAAGGGGACTCAGAACAGACGCGTCGGGAGTGTGCTTTGGCCGAGACCGCACCTGAGAGCTACGTCGCGAAAGGGCAGGTGAAGAGGAGATCTTTGGAGTGGAGACACCCGCgtgcagaggcgagacaggagGGACATCTGCCGGATCTCCAGACACATAGGAGCCAGTGTGGCgagcctctctgcttcgtgaGGGACCGTCGAGCCGAAGGTGTGTTTTCGTCTGGGGGCGCGtccgtctttcttttcgatCGTGGTGGGGTAGGGGATCCACGCGCAGCTTGTGCGGATGCCTCAGCTCCACCGTCCAGCCCATccgtcgcgtctccgtcaCTGGCATGCGCCCAGCCTCTGTCGACGAACCGCTGCTTTGcatcttctccactttcttctttttcagtctctcctacctttctgccttcgtcgctctctcctccctctcttgtctctctgtccttctcctccccaTCTGTTTCTCCGTCCCTTCCGTCAGACCCTCTGGCGCTCGTGCCGTCTGCTTCATCGGGTGTTTCTgacctttctctccctgaaATTCGCGATAGAATCTGTCGGCCTTCTCAGCCTCTTTTAGCTTCGTTGAGGGAATGCAGGGGTCGCCTGTCTCGAGGTGCAGGTTGTGCATTGTCTTGCAGCTCATCGTGGCCGGGAGGATTCCCTTTATTTTTTCCTTCAGTCCAgctttctctgcacctgTTTCCTCGTGTGTCGCTCGCCTtcgactcttcttcgtcctgtcgcctcgctgcttctcttgccaccgtctctccctccattTCGTTCCCGTCGTCAGCTCTCTTGCACGCGATGCGGAGAACTCCGCTCACGTCCACGCCTTTCAGATTCGCCTCTGCTCAGAGGCGCCGGCTTCTCTTTGAAGGGGATCAAGTGTCCTCCAGAAGTGGAATACACGGCGAACCATCGCTGCGTTTCCCATCCCGATGTCTTGCCTTTTTAGACAGAGGAGCGACTCCTCAGCGGATTCACCGAGACGTGACTTTTTCGTGTTCACGCAACGGTGCAGGTGGTTCTGGGTCTGCCAATCTGTGTCCACTTTTTCCGCGACTTTCGCATTTTCTAGAGAAAAGCCGGTCTTACACGAATTGTGATGCCAGCGATGGAGACGGGAAGCCTCTCCCAGATTCACACGGGGCATACCGTTTCTCCGCGTCTGAGTGTAtggagaacgagacagacaccACCGCAGCAGGCACTCGCTGCAACTTCCAGTCGTATCCATGTGTTTTCGCACGCCGCGCTCACGCGAAAACGCAGGTTGCCTGGCGCGTTCCTGCAGGCGCCTTGGATCGCATATGTGTGGAGTCACGCGACTTAGGCAACAACGTTCCTAAAGGTATTTCTCGTTTTTACCCATCTGAGTTCCCGAGCCAATGTGCCGGAAGTGTTTCTGCATCTGCGGGGTTCCTGGAACATCTCAGGTTTGTCTCCCCTGTGCACTTGATACGTGCGGTGGGTGTTGGCGACAGCTCGCATGGGGCATTGCAGACATGGCGGGCAGGTCAGTGCACAGGGAACTGGGGGAAAGGGGGTTTACAGAAGTGCGAATGTCCAAGACACTGCGAGTGCACGTGttgcgaagcagagaaacaaacaaaGAGAACGGGGGGACGGCTGGTTTCGGCGCTACAAAGCCCCGTTCCACTTTCCCCTTTGTCTGCCGAAGGCTTGTCAGGTGGAGGTACACCCGAGGCGTGCGACTGGAGCTGGCGGGTTTCCTGGCTTTTGCACAGGGAGGGGTTGTTCGAACTTGCCGGTTTTTTTGAGGATCTGCAAACCTTAGAAGCGACTCTGGAAGCTGACATTGTGGTCGCTATCGAAGAGGGCGCCGAAGCAGCCGGGGAGTGA
- a CDS encoding hypothetical protein (encoded by transcript TGME49_260375) — MTSNGQFPHDVSMKQETPGSDSCAKVASSLRPERLEARLRNAINDLEALDHLEMDMFNEVLHWSLLRNERLLFDIRTTRLQQRSTIVGHPP, encoded by the exons ATGACTTCCAATGGCCAGTTTCCTCACGACGTGTCAATGAAGCAAGAAACACCCGGAAGCGACTCATGTGCGAAGGTGGCCAGCTCTCTAAGACCAGAACGGCTAGAGGCGAGACTCCGTAACGCAATTAACGACCTGGAAGCGCTCGAT CACCTCGAAATGGATATGTTCAACGAGGTCTTGCATTGGTCTTTGCTCCGAAACGAGCGACTTCTTTTCGACATCAGAACGACTCGACTGCAG CAAAGATCGACGATTGTAGGTCATCCACCGTGA
- a CDS encoding hypothetical protein (encoded by transcript TGME49_260380) has product MLAFSSIRASALSGASTKSVSPGEIVTGSPGEAQTPARSTSIDSSPGSLSREADGKGTASSPSSAAGSLRKYSEPTSDNHAESGVASCGASTIHDSVGAGGLTPSSAQSGIAHLRARFSSLPATSGGNGFPSVASTLATRCIKSNSVTVATGSASTVLVAEPLPAALRPRKKWTPPPVQCKTVETPLAAAQISGAFPPHLPLPAGHRLDAEGRLVPETVTLFVKKDGERTGFPKLITRPTAHFARPVPLCRLVGINETVIMKKGLMAVLLIDGIGSLALCMRAAMTAEQWSECGASLDAKREVEELEELPERVKNRQTVRKLIVGEMSLRQLLPIDVSTVETDMQLLSMRQLLMFRIKNCYTFDSASLHHAAHSSLLHTLDRRLAGLLGEWILQRTIFGLFKRHVLHHAGECLKRACEKKNVDTPPKTSRFTSKWPGKRELSAAQAFKAVMRRLTLAKTEEPTYTPGTTAVPPASTQAILRGRKAPTPPQADTKVASCVPDVGDSGDLSSKVEKCPQTKKRWIGTSFFSAMRRATERPAVAAVGAARLSRATTLPNLRRQPSKGALAATVAARRAQRRHWRRSFDDNMVHACASRQQAMLVERASLVEVDTDPGKDREEKKPENDGLRPTLLNSIKARESNAPAKSATREAEYREQQRRESADSLASKMVEQAFLAGGLIHYLPSEYAMPGRVDEATGSQKRELGRQLVLQLGLMLAAKDRRRKLFACMEELDTIVNGRAGNDGKFHRPTRTTGSGNREAAIAGMQNGSPGTQQAPSTLTSKEKGMRRQKSVAFPGLPEEDGSRDERQQSGGKNGDVGETDGNAGAALTPQRSEERARIFTGLSQLEHDRGSVLEVERNPEGMWIRLLVSANVAAELANINSVSPIKSSTSPGQKPKATRGASTGSGVGFGRVRRSTSRFLSGKKNGRKTIGATAAESSLDAAIQRSLHFERLKLELQRNPRAGWCECFLLIRPLVPGLYASGDPDEANTFSDRLRRAGLKWTCSTTCLAESASVRTAGEGEYEVIVSDDRPVGAGVFWGMQAGEAFWQRPGSDAGLWEVSLLRDQVPLDMHVGGDVRVKNLMKELTECLNRRNQEKALEAGMDSERG; this is encoded by the exons ATGCTTGCATTTTCTTCCATCCGGGCGTCTGCGCTTTCAGGGGCGTCGACGAAAAGTGTTTCTCCTGGGGAAATCGTGACAGGTAGCCCGGGCGAGGCACAAACGCCCGCAAGATCCACGTCGATCGACTCCTCTCCTGGCTCTCTTTCCCGAGAGGCTGACGGCAAGGGGACCGCGTCTAGCCCTTCTTCGGCCGCAGGTTCTCTGCGGAAGTACTCCGAGCCGACTTCCGACAACCACGCGGAGTCAGGCGTGGCGTCCTGTGGCGCCTCCACCATTCATGACTCCGTCGGTGCTGGCGGCTTGACGCCTTCCTCCGCGCAGTCAGGGATTGCGCATTTGCGTGCGCGATTCAGCTCCTTGCCGGCAACCTCTGGTGGAAATGGGTTCCCTTCTGTCGCCTCGACTCTGGCGACGCGCTGCATCAAGAGTAACAGCGTGACTGTAGCGACCGGCAGCGCATCAACGGTGTTAGTGGCGGAGCCACTTCCAGCGGCTTTGCGTCCGAGGAAGAAATGGACGCCGCCCCCGGTCCAATGCAAAACGGTGGAGACGCCTTTGGCTGCCGCACAAATCTCTGGCGCGTTTCCGCCACACCTGCCCCTGCCTGCAGGGCACAGACTGGACGCTGAGGGGCGCCTGGTTCCTGAGACAGTGACCCTTTTTGTCAAAAAGGATGGCGAGCGAACCGGATTCCCGAAGCTCATCACGCGGCCCACGGCTCACTTCGCCCGGCCAGTGCCGTTGTGCAGACTTGTTGGGATCAATGAGACCGTCATCATGAAAAAAGGCCTGATGGCTGTCCTTCTCATCGACGGGATCGGcagcctcgctctctgcatgcgcgccgccATGACTGCGGAACAGTGGAGCGAGTGCGGCGCCTCTCTTGATGCGaaaagagaagtcgaggaactcgaggagCTCCCTGAGCGCGTCAAGAACCGACAGACAGTGCGCAAATTGATAGTGG GTGAAATGTCTCTTCGTCAACTGTTACCGATTGATGTGTCGACCGTCGAGACGGACATGCAGCTCTTGTCTATGCGTCAACTGCTGATGTTTCGCATCAAAAACTGTTACACGTTTGACTCGGCCTCGCTGCACCACGCCGCGCattcctctctgctgcacaCGTTGGACCGTCGGCTGGCGGGACTGCTGGGCGAGTGGATTTTGCAGCGAACGATCTTCGGCCTGTTCAAAAGGCATGTGCTGCATCACGCGGGTGAGTGCTTGAAGCGCGcatgcgagaagaagaacgtgGACACGCCTCCCAAAACCTCCCGGTTTACTTCAAAATGGCCCGGGAAGCGTGAGCTCTCTGCTGCTCAAGCTTTCAAGGCCGTGATGCGGCGCCTGACTCTCGCGAAAACGGAGGAACCTACATATACACCCGGAACAACTGCGGTGCCTCCTGCGTCGACCCAGGCGATTCTGCGAGGCAGGAAGGCGCCGACGCCGCCTCAAGCAGACACGAAGGTTGCGAGTTGTGTACCGGACGTGGGTGATTCGGGAGACCTGAGCTCCAAGGTCGAGAAGTGCccacaaacgaagaagcggtgGATCGGCacatccttcttctccgcgatGCGGAGGGCCACGGAAAGACCTGCGGTGGCGGCGGTCGGGGCAGCGAGACTCTCAAGAGCCACGACGCTTCCGAACTTGAGGCGCCAGCCGTCGAAGGGAGCCCTCGCGGCAACGGTGGCGGCGCGACGGGCGCAgcggagacactggagacgGTCCTTCGACGACAACatggtgcatgcatgcgcttcgCGGCAACAGGCCATGCTGGTGGAGAGAGCCTCGCTGGTAGAGGTCGACACTGACCCCGGGAAGGACcgtgaggagaagaagcctgaGAACGATGGCTTGCGTCCGACCCTTCTGAACTCGATCAAGGCCAGGGAGTCGAACGCTCCGGCGAAGTCCGCGACGCGCGAGGCAGAATATCGGGAGCAACAGAGGCGAGAATCCGCGGATTCCCTCGCGAGCAAAATGGTGGAGCAGGCGTTTCTTGCGGGGGGTTTGATTCACTACTTGCCATCAGAGTACGCGATGCCGGGCAGGGTCGACGAAGCGACGGGGtcgcagaaacgcgagctGGGCAGACAGCTGGTGCTGCAACTGGGGCTCATGCTGGCTGCGAAGGACAGGCGAAGGAAgctctttgcatgcatggagGAGCTGGACACGATCGTGAATGGGAGGGCCGGGAACGACGGGAAGTTCCACCGGCCCACGCGGACGACTGGCTCGGGGAACCGCGAGGCGGCCATCGCGGGTATGCAAAACGGAAGTCCAGGCACACAGCAGGCACCGAGCACGCTCAcgtcgaaagagaaggggatGCGGCGGCAGAAGTCGGTCGCGTTTCCAGGGCTtcccgaagaagacggcagcCGCGATGAGAGGCAACAGTCCGGAGGCAAGAACGGGGACGTTGGCGAGACAGACGGGAACGCTGGGGCTGCCTTGAcgccgcagagaagcgaagaacgagCAAGAATATTCACGGGCTTGTCTCAACTTGAACACGATCGCGGAAGCGTACTGGAGGTCGAACGCAATCCGGAGGGCATGTGGATTCGGCTGCTGGTGAGCGCGAACGTGGCGGCCGAGCTGGCCAATATAAACTCTGTGTCGCCGATCAAGAGCAGCACCTCGCCGGGGCAGAAaccgaaggcgacgcgcggGGCGTCGACGGGGTCGGGCGTCGGCTTTGGACGAGTTCGGCGAAGCACCAGTCGGTTTCTCtccgggaagaagaacggtAGGAAAACGATTGGAGCGACAGCCGCGGAATCCAGCCTGGACGCCGCGATCCAGCGCTCTCTGCATTTCGAACGACTGAAACTGGAGCTGCAGCGAAATCCGCGCGCCGGCTGGTGCGAGTGCTTTCTCCTGATCCGGCCTCTAGTCCCGGGTCTGTACGCCTCGGGAGATCCGGACGAAGCGAACACCTTCAGCGACAGACTGCGGCGTGCGGGGTTGAAGTGGACCTGTTCGACGACGTGTCTCGCAGAAAGCGCGAGTGTAAGGACagccggagaaggcgagtACGAAGTCATCGTCAGCGACGACCGACCCGTCGGTGCAGGCGTCTTTTGGGGAATGCAAGCGGGAGAAGCGTTCTGGCAGCGCCCAGGCAGCGACGCGGGTTTGTGGGAAGTGTCGCTTCTCCGCGACCAGGTCCCTCTCGATATGCATGTCGGCGGCGACGTCCGCGTCAAAAACCTGATGAAGGAACTGACAGAATGCCTGAACCGGAGAAACCAAGAGAAGGCGCTAGAAGCTGGAATGGACTCCGAGCGCGGCTGA
- a CDS encoding AtPH1 family protein (encoded by transcript TGME49_260370) yields the protein MNAFQSPSLDITISRGDVVKEGWLCKQSKFLKDWRRRWFVLTPYCLCSFKTSDIYHSKPTEILFLRDCSTVKSADEDIQKENAFRVDTPNRVFFLIADNNQEKESWIGHIGRQMVRPSVMVNDSYGQDSD from the exons ATGAACGCCTTCCAGTCGCCAAGCTTGGACATCACCATCAGCCGGGGTGATGTCGTGAAGGAAGGGTGGCTATGCAAGCAGTCAAAGTTTCTGAAGGACTGGAGACGACGCTGGTTCGTTTTGACTCCCTACTGCTTGTGCAGCTTCAAAACGTCGGACATCTACCATTCCAAGCCAACTGAG ATCCTCTTTCTAAGGGACTGCAGCACTGTCAAGAGCGCTGACGAGGACAtccagaaagagaacgcaTTCCGGGTCGATACTCCTAATCGTGTGTTTTTCCTGATAGCTGACAACAACCAAGAAAAGGAATCGTGGATTGGTCACATCGGAAGGCAGATGGTGCGCCCGTCAGTCATGGTTAATGACTCTTACGGCCAGGACAGTGACTAA